ctctctccaattgattttggttaatttttatttatttaattttattttaattcatttccctatccacatttgtttgcaggggatttacctacatgttgctgccttttgcagccctctagctctttcctgggctgttttacagcctttttagtgccgaaaagttcgggtccccattgacttcaatggggttcgggttcgggacgaagttcggatcgggttcggatcccgaacccgaacatttccgggatgttcggccgaacttctcgaacccgaacatccaggtgttcgctcaactctatttaagaccacttgaaaaatggcaaaaaatcatatttagcatggctggatcttaacaaggttccaagtagagctttaacatgcaacaagaagaaatgggagtgagacaaaacattttttgagcattcaatttaatgaaaacaatgaataaactgaaacaggctgtttttcagctgatcaaatgtttaggaccacatgcctttaaaaggccaaatctgtgcaaagatgtggatttattgtcattttctgtcaggtagtcacacgttgtgatggcaaaggcaaaaaaactctcccttttttaacgtggttgggttgttgaactgcataagcagggtctctcacagcgcgccatcgctgctgaggtgggacacagtaataCAGTCAtttagaatttcttaaattcttaaatgatcctgagggttatggaacaaaaaagtcaagtggaagacccaaaaaaatttaatcagcactgagccagaggatccaattggctgtccgtcaacacactggacgatcctcgacccaaattaaggcccttactggtgctgactgcagccccataaccatcagacagcatcagagactgaagggcttcaaaaacaaaaaacgtcttcaaagacctcgtctccttgaacgccacagaactgctcgtttggactttgcaagagagcaccaaacatgggacattcaaaggtggaagaaagttttattctctgatgagaaaaaatgtaactttgatggtcctgatggtttccaacgttactggcatgacaagcagatcccacctgacatgttttctacgcgccataatggtctggggtgctttttccttcattggaacaatggagcttcaggaagtgcaggggcgtcaaatggccgctggctatgtccagatgttgcagagagcattcctcatgactgagggccctcgtctgtgtggtaacgactgggtttttcaacatgacaacgctacagtacacaatgcccgcaggacaagggacttcttccaggagaataacatcactcttttggcccatcctgcatgttcccctaaTCTAAaaccaattgagaacctttggggatggatggcaaggaaagtttacaaaaatgcggccgtcttcaccacttggagaaatgttcccactcacctcatggaaacgcttgcatcaagcatgccgaaataaatttttgaagtgataaacaataacggcggagctactcattactgagttcatgtttgtaagttggatttctgttttgggggagtttagtttttttttcttggaggtgtggtcctaaacttttgatcagctgaaaaacagcctgtttcagtttattcgttgttttcattaaattgaatgctcaaaaaatgttttgtctcccatttcttcttgttgcatgttgaagctctacttggaaccttgttaagatccagccatgctaaatatgattttttgccatttttcaagtggtcttaaactttagatcaggactgtattatctACTCAAACTACTATGATTAAAAATGCCTTGAGTTTTTGTGTTCCTATTTCTACAGGTTTGCGCTAATGTTCGTAAGGTCCAAGACTTGAGGCTGTTTACCAATGTGGGCTCTATCTATAACCAAGAAGAACCAAACTTGGTTTGATGACTTTTATCTTCAAGGGTTTGCTATCATTGAGGACTACAGCCTtgggctgttttttatttttctctttaccTATTTACTCACTCTTTCTGGTAACATGATCATCGTCTTGATAGTACGTCTTCACCTGCACCTTCACACTCCAATGTATTTTTTCATTACCAACCTGTCCTTGCTGGAAATGTGGTACATATCAACTACAGTACCAAAACTTTTGGCTATTCTTGTGACCCATGACAAAAGGGTTTCATTCCATTGGTGCTTTGCTCAACTGTATATGTTTCATGGACTTGGCATGACGGAATGTGCTTTGTTAGCTGTCATGTCCTTTGATCGATATATGGCTATATGCAACCCTCTCAGATATACTAGCATCATGAGTGGCAGAAGGTGTGGACTGCTAGCCTTGTTATGTTGGACTTATGGGTTTATGTCTGCAACTATACCCCTCAGTTTTACCATGATGGTGCCTTTCTGTGGCCTACGGCACATAGACCATTACTTTTGTGACCTTGCTCCTTTGTTGAGTTTGGCCTGTATAAATACCTCTCTTAATGCCACAGTTAATGGCTGTGTTATTGGCTTTGCTACCATGTTTAACTTCATAATTATCATCATCAtgtatattaatatcatatattctaTTGTGAAGATGAGGTCAAACACAGGAAGAATTAGGGCCTTCTCCACCTGTTCGTCTCATATCACTGTGGTGATGTTATTTTATAGCACTGCCTTTACTGTCTATGCAAGCCCCAAAGGCTTGCATTCAGTGAACTATGACAAGGTAATCGCTTTGGTATATGCCATGTTTACCCCTTTACTGAACCCAATCATTTATAGTCTGAGGAATAAAGAAGTGAAAAAAGCATTAAAAAGAATTTTAACAAAAATCTCCCAAAAAGCATAGTGCAATGATTAGAAAGGGCCAATTTTGGGATATAGACCAGAAAATCTTAACAActctatttgattttttttttctgtatatgtgtccttccttacctcTCCTCTTGGCTAAAGTTGACCCAAGAATGTGTGAATGACCTTGAAAACAAAAAGCATGATTTTTGATACTCTTTCACAAGATGTTTATGCTATATGTAGAGTACTGTGCAaatgttttaggcaggtgtggagaaaagactgcaaagtaagaatACCTTTAAAATAGACGTGTtaatagtatatttttaatcactTAACATTCAAAGTTAATGAACCAAAATAAATCTAAATCAAATTAGTATTTGGTTTGACGACAcattgccttcaaaacagcatcaattcttcttGGTATACTTACACAAAATCAGAGATTTTGTAGGATTATAGTCAGGTGTATTATTAACCAATTACACTAAACAGGTGATAATGATCTTAATTTCAAACAAAGGTTAGAACACAGGCATTAACTGACACATAAACAGTTGTGGAACATTCAAACTCTGCTATAAAGGTGAGGTTGTAGAAGACAGTGTCATGTCACAGGTCATATACCATGACAGACCTAAGCACAGCAACAAGACACAAAGTAGTTATATAGCATGAGCAAGGTCTCTCCCAGGCAAAGATTTCAAAGCATACTGGGGTATCAAGATGTGCTTTTTAAATTCTTTTGAAGAAGCACAAAGAAATTGTcactaccagacatctgagaagctctgacagatgcctttcagaacctcctccttgagcttcctttgttttgctttcagttcctcatctcattagcctctctcagctgtcatgtagttggactgattgcatccctttaaattcctccccataatgcattagtgtgcggtttatacaacttcctggagtgtgtgtgcatgctgatcctatttcccagtcttctacaagataagtgttgtgcattcttttgtgtttttctgtttgctggatcccaggtgaccctgactccctccgtgtcttgtgtagggagccggtggtcgtgtcccctcactattatagggtgttcaggtgttatacagtcgaggtacgaggatatgcgatcatctaccattgggattttcgcataggctgagcagtcagggaaagtgccaggtctgaatcaggggtctccctttttgttccttagttttggatccagtgagtcatatattcattttgtgttgtcttgtttcctgtacaccttccgtgacagaaatGGGCAATGTTGAGGACCATAGATACTGTGATTGGAAACAGATGAAAGACACATCATGCTTACTTTTCTTTCAAGATGTCCAGCAGTGCCCTCAGAACTGGCAAAAACCAGTGGGATCCAAATACACCCATATGCTCTTCTCAGAAGTCTTGCCAAAAGTGGTCTTCGTGGAAGAATTGTGGCCAAAAAGCCATACCTTTTGATGTGGAAACAAGGAAAAGCGACCTAACTATGCATTCTGGGGTGCAGAAAAATGGCAGTAGAAGCTCTGGACTGATGAGTCAAAATGTGAAATATTTTGCTGTAACAAAAGGCAGTTTGTTTGCCAAAGATCTGGAGAGTGGTATAATAATGAAGCAGGCAACAGTGAACCATGGTGGAGGTTCCTTGTAAGTCTGGAGAGAtagatacttatccatcatgcaaAACCATCAGTGAGATGTGTAATTGGCACCAAATGTATCAGGACAGTGacccccaaacatacagccaatgttaTTAAAGGCAACCTGTGAAGTTGAATATGGTATCTATTGTAGCAGGCACAACGTTATAGAGCAGGACAAGCTGAGCGGATTGATAtatggttttgtgggaaaagatttagtaaaacgtGTATTTAAGTCATTTATATTCcagctcattctgggcttagaagttaaagaggcggtcctatcagtgattgccaACTATCTCTATATGCACAGTCATAGAGCGAAGGCTGTCTATCACTGGTTGGACTGCCTCCTGGACTTTAAAGctgcagaatgagcagaaatatAAATGAAAGAAATACAAGTTGCATATAGCTATTCCCACTAAATTGTatttcaatctgctcagcttgtTCTGCTCTGTAAAATGGTGCTGTAGCTCAAACACTATGTTAAACataacaggttctctttaagaactatcttcagtgaAAAGAATAAACATGGGTCCTAAAAGTGATGGTATGGCCTCCATAAAGTCCTGATCTCATCATCATCTGGTAAGTTTGATATTACATGACGAGAAAGAAGGATATAAGCAAGCCCACATCCCCAGATCTCTGATTAGTTCACCAAAATGTTTGGAACAAACTCCCTTGAGTTTCTTCAAAAACGgtacaagtgtacctagaagtgATGCTGTTTTGAAAGCAAAGGGTGATCACACCATCTATGGATTTGATGTAGATTTtgcttttgttcattcactttgcatttttctaattgataaaataaactattaacacctATTTTTGTAGGCATTTTTACTTTGCAGAATTTTTTCCACACCCGCCTAAAATTtttgtacagtactatatatgtgGCCACCCAGCGGTTGTGATGTGAATTGCGGACTTCCAAGGGTTTTTCCTAACATGTTGTAATAAAATATTGAACATGTTTCATGAGTCTATAACCAATTCTGAGGAGGTAGACACATCTTTATGGACTATGAGAGAACAAAGGAAAGTACACTCACcttaagaattattaggaacaccatactaatacggtgttggacccccttttgccttcagaactgccttacttctacatggcattgattcaacaaggtgctgatagcattctttagaaatgttggcccatattgataggatagcatcttgcagttgatggagatttgagggatgcacatccagggcacgaagctcctgttccaccacatcccaaagatgctctattgggttgagatctggtgactgtgggggccattttaggacagtgaactcattgtcattacaagaaaccaatttgaaatgattcgagctttgtgacatggtgcattatccggctggaagtagccatcagaggatgggtacatggtggtcatgaagggatggacatggtcagaaacaatgctcaggtagcccgtggcatttaaacgatggccattggcactaaggggcctaaagtgtgcccagaaaacatcccccacaccattacaccaccaccaccagcctgcacagtggtaacaaggcatgatggatacatgttctcattctgtttacgccaaattcggactctaccatttgaatgtctcaacagaaatcgagactcataagaccaggcaacatttttccagtcttcaacagtccaattttggtgagctcgtgctatttgtagcctctttttcctatttgtagtggagatgagtggtaaccggtggggtcttctgctgttgtagcccacctttctttcccattctgacattcagtttggagttcaggagatgatCGGGACCACAACCctgcatgcattgaagcaactgccatgtgattggttgactagataatcgcattaatgagaaatagaacaggtgttcctaataattctttaggtgagtgtatatgtgaaGGCCTATGAGCTGTATGTGTTTCCTAACAGCAAACCTTGTGGTTATGTGTGGTATTGTAAGTAAATGAGAAACAAAATGAGAAAATTCAGAGTCTGTTTCGAGCCTAAAATAATTAAGTCTGCcacatttaataaaatgtattttttctaaaCATATTGAAGGGGTTTTTATCTTTGGAGGAATTTCAAATTGTCCATCTGGAGGGAAACCCAGCAATTAATttattttccctgcagtgccaccacagaagacattaaagggcatctgtcagcagatttgtacctttgaAACTGGCTGGTTGCatatgtgcttggcagctgaaggcatctgtgttggtcccatattcatatgtgccctcattgctgagaaaaatgaacttttaatttatgcaaataagcctctatgagcaacaggggcgttgccgttacacctagagcctcAGCTCTCTTGGTaattgctgtgccctctgcactttcaatgacagggctaggcagtgtaaatgtgatcacacctggtcctgaccTCCTAAAGGCAATCAAAATGCAGGAGGCATGGCATTTTCAGAAAGAGCTGAACCTATAGAAGTAACTGTCATGCCCTTGTTGGGGCAtcaagcgccagttctaaatgtaagacagcttcctagcctaaaacaggcgtagaaaatggtgaatgagatgggTTTCCTGGCCCgtcccttccccgcccatgccacggCCACAATTTTAGACTTGGCGCGAGCAGGGCAAAGTCGCATATAGTGGCGCAACTAACCACTGCGCATTTCAATATAATCAATGACCCCCAAGGCTTTAGGGATTTTTGAATGTGGCACAGAAACCCAGAAGATACGGTAGGTGCTTTACGTTGCCTACCTATATGTAGTACAGTCAGTCTactgccatgtgccacttgtgcagggggtgggggacAAGGGGTCCACCTTCCACAGTGGCCCACTGGGGGATTTAGCTGTACCACTGTGGGCCCGGTCCGAGTCTGTCAGCAGGGgtgtcaggtgtcggacccccaccaatcagatacagattacctatcttgaggataggtcaacaatatataCTGCTTGCATGACCCCTGTAATGCATTGTCTTGGGTTTACGATACCTGTGTAATCGGACCCCAAATACTCTATTTTGGTTTATTCAGTGCTTGACTATTTATTTAGTGGTGATAGGGtaataaacaaaaattgcatGCTATGGGGGTCccatggcaaaaaataaataaaaatgggctACCTCTTTGTTACCCAAAACAGAAGAGGGTAACCTGTGCCCATCATCAGGCAAGCGTACGTGTACACCAGATGTTGAGTCTCCAAAGCCACTGCAAAGTCTGTGATCGGAGCTGATGCTGACCATGGACTTTTAACCCATCAGATGCCTTGGTCAGTTGCAACCACTGCATCTGAGTGGTTCAAGGGCCACTGTGCTGCCCCAGTGGCTCCTCCTCACCAAGATTACAGCAGCTAGTTGGTTGCTATGATAGCCTTGAGCCTTCTGAAGACTCTGAGGTCTGTCATAAAGAAGCAAAATgaatctcccataggctgcaCTGTTAAATCATTACAGTTTATTGGAAAAAATCAGATGATCACATGTTACAGTCCGCTGGGGCgactaaaaataaaatgtattaaagtaTGAATGTGTCTATCCAGTATCGTGAACACA
This region of Bufo gargarizans isolate SCDJY-AF-19 chromosome 11, ASM1485885v1, whole genome shotgun sequence genomic DNA includes:
- the LOC122921370 gene encoding olfactory receptor 10G4-like produces the protein MWALSITKKNQTWFDDFYLQGFAIIEDYSLGLFFIFLFTYLLTLSGNMIIVLIVRLHLHLHTPMYFFITNLSLLEMWYISTTVPKLLAILVTHDKRVSFHWCFAQLYMFHGLGMTECALLAVMSFDRYMAICNPLRYTSIMSGRRCGLLALLCWTYGFMSATIPLSFTMMVPFCGLRHIDHYFCDLAPLLSLACINTSLNATVNGCVIGFATMFNFIIIIIMYINIIYSIVKMRSNTGRIRAFSTCSSHITVVMLFYSTAFTVYASPKGLHSVNYDKVIALVYAMFTPLLNPIIYSLRNKEVKKALKRILTKISQKA